Below is a genomic region from Oscarella lobularis chromosome 14, ooOscLobu1.1, whole genome shotgun sequence.
CGTCGCGGTGAATCCTACGAACACTCCCAAGGGAACAACGGGCGTCGATTTATCGACTGCTCAAATTTTCGTCTATAAATCCGGTACTCAGATTCCTCTTTCGTTGACGCTGGCTCCTGACGGCGTCAACTATTTGATGATAACAGACAATAAGGCGATCAGAATCAAATTTCAGAACTTCAAAGTACCGTGCGATAAGGTTACTATAGATTGGCGACTGGTTGCAAAAGTAGGAGAAACGAATGTGTTTCCACAACAGACAGTTACGACAACGAGTGCCGGAACGATTGATGTTACAGTGACCAATCAATTTACACTGACAAACGGGGCCAAATATAAGATCAAAGCGACGGCCAAAAATGTCAGAAACACATCATCGACACTTGACACGTCTTTGATACTGGTCGACATCACTAGTCCGGTGATTGGAGCGATCTACGACGGAGATCGACTGCCGCCCAATCAGCAGAAAGACATAACGTATCAAATGAGCAATACTAGGATTTCGGCACACTGGGACCCCAATACTGTTTATGACAACGAAAGCGGCCTGAAAGTGACGAATACGTATCAGATTGCAGTAGGCACAAGTGCATTGAGCACAAATACAAACGACTACGTGACGGTAATGGCGAACTCTGGTGAAATCAAATTATCACTGCAACACAATACGATCTACTATGTGACACTGCGTGTTTATAATCGAGCTGGATTGGTATCGACGAGGTCTTCAAATGGCGTCAAAGTCGATACGACGAACCCGGTGACAGGGACGCTGACTATTGTGAAAGGCACATCTAATCATACCCAGCTTGATTACGTAACTTCGCCCAGTCGTCAAATCGTGGCAAGGCTCAAGGGCTGCAATGACCCTGAGAGTGGGATCATTGAAATCAGATGGATGGTGTGCGCAAAAAACGTCAATAATCCTTTAGACACGGCTTGCAATGCTGCCGGGAATCAAGTTTATTCGTCGTGTTTCGATCCATCTGATTGCGTGATTAATATAACGCTTCCTCAAAATAATGACGTTTTGTACAACGGTAGCTTCCAGTCCGGATACTCGTACGATTTGAGACTCACTATAAAGAATGGCGCTCTCCGAACGAGTTCAGTCACTTCGAACAAATTTATCACCGATTACAGTCCACCTGATCTTGGCACAGTGTGGGACAGTCTTTCTTCAGATATTGACTATCAGCACGTCAATACATCGGTTGGCGTCAATTGGAGCGGCTTCAACGACGACCAAAGCGATCTCAACTATTGCCAATTAGCTGTTTATGAAGAGTACAATACGGCAAACGAAAGGGTCGTGTCCTCGTTTAGCAGCGTACCTTTGAGCGGCAGCAAAACTGTCACGAATCTCGTCGGCGTTCTGATCACAGGAAAAACCTACACACCGGTTGTTCGGTGCTACAACAAAGCAGGACTCTTCACAGACGTTCCGTCTGACGGCGTGTTCATCGACGCTTTTCCTCCGATACCAACAGAAATCCTTGACATTCGCTTTGAAGACAGTTTTGCAGACGAAAATATGGACCGAGACTATCAGGTTAACAAAACCGGCATCAAGACGAAATGGGCGGCGTTTTCATCCGTGAGCGGGCTCGAGTCGTGCGGATGGTCTCTCAAAACCGACTTGACGGAAGTCGTATCCGAAATGCCGACCGTCTCGTTATCAAGCACGACATTTGCTCATTCAGTGAATCTCGTTTTCTATACGACTTACtacgcgtcgattcgatgcaCTAGTCATGCGGGTCTATCCTCAACCGGAACTTCAGATGGAATCGCTCCCGACAATACTCATCCTTTAgccggcgtcgttttcgatttGTGTCCGGATCCGTGTGGTCTTAGGACTGATATCGACTATTCGCCGGACAACAAAATGCTTCGATTTCGCTGGGAAGGATTCTCCGATCCTCACAGCGGCATCGACTTCTACGAGTGGAAttacaatcaaaactgtagCGGGTTTTTTTTGCTAAGCGATTTCAAAAACGTCGGCGTTTCCTACGAAGTGCTGGAGCCTTTGTCGCTCAGTCACAACACGCGTTACTGCGTGACCGTTCGAGCAATCAACGGAGCGGGACTGAAGGTGACGAGCATTTCCGACGGCCTCCTGATTGATACGACACGACCGAAGAGAGTCATTGTCAAGGACGGCGACATTCCGTCCGCCGACAGAGATTACCAGTCGTCCGACAGCGTGATTTCGTTCACGTGGCCTCTGATTCAGGACTCGGAGTCTTACATCGATATTTTGGAGGTTGGTCTTGGATCGACGCCTGGCGATCACGATACGATCGCTCTGACGATGGTAGCcaatacgacgacgtctcacaCGTTCGGAGGATTGAGTCTTACGCAGAATCAAGTCTACTATGCAAAAGTCTGCGCGACGAACGCTGCTCGACTTCAAACGTGCGTTCACTCCGACGGGGTTCTGATCGACGTCACTCCTTCCGCGAAAGGGGTTATTATCCATGGTGCCATGCAGCCAGGAAACGTCTTCCAAGCCGATAATAAGAACATCGAAGCTCACTGGTACGGGTTCAAAGATGTGGAGAGTGCTGTGGACTATTTTGAGTGGGCGATCGGAACGATGGCTAACGGTACGGATATAATGAATTTCGCCAAAGTGGGATCAAACGTGACATTCAGCGCCAACGTTAGACTCAAAAATGGACAGAAATATTTTGTCTCCGTCATTTGCTACAATAGAGCTGGACTACAAATCACCAGCGCGTCCAATGGGGTAACGGTGGATGTGACTGAGCCCGTGGCACCACTTCCGGAAAGCGTCGTGGTCGAAATTGCCGTCGGAAAAGCTCTCAACGCGTCGTGGCCCAGTTTCACCGACGCCGAAAGCTCCATATGGTATTGCCAGTGGGCAATAGGCACAAAGAAATGCGGCACGCAAGTACAGCCGTACACAAAACTGTCAAACAACACGCTGAGGCGGGCTTCATACAAGGTCAATTACGTGCCTGGTTTACGATACTACGTTTCGGTCGTGGCAAGAAATCGGGCGGGTCTCTCATCGAAGGTCTGCTCTGAAGGCGTTTTGTATGACGACAGTCCACCCGTAGTGGGTgtcgttcgcgacggcgatggaTTGAACGATATTGACTatcaaacgtcgacgtcgagcctCTCAGCTAATTGGGATATATTCACTGACGATCATAGTGGAATAGAGGCGTGCTACGTCGGAATGGGAACGAGTAAGTCCACTGGCGATTTCTACTCGTTCACGTTGGTCTCTGTTGGAGCTACAAAACACGTGTTTTCGTCGATTACGATGACTTCTGGAACGAAATATTTTGTTCTCGTTCGATGCCGCAACGGAGTTGGACTCGAGTCAACGAACTCGTCAAATGGAATTATTATAGATACGACTCCTCCTGACGTTGGTATTGTCGAGACTCTTCCCTATCAGTCGTCTCTCGGCGTCGTGGAAGCGTGGTGGAGCGAATTCAGCGACTCGGAGAGTCCAATAGACAGCTACTCGTGGTCTATCGACGGTCAATCTCCAATGAGTCAAGACGTTCAGCCCTTCGTTGACATGAAACTCAATGAAGCGGCCAGTGCAAGCAACTTGACGCTTACAGCTTTCAAAATCTATTACGTGACTGTAAGAGCGTTCAACAAAGCCGGTCTGTCATCCGTGAAATCGTCAACTGGAATCCTGATAGATATCTCACCTCCTATCCGCGGATACGTACTCGACGGAATGAGGGAGAGCGATATAGACTGGCACTACACAGACACAGGCATTGGAGCTCAGTGGCACAATTTCAGTGACTCTGAAAGCGGCGTTCATTTCTACAGATGGTCAGTGGGCAGCAATGAGGAAGGGTGTCAGATACTGCTTGCGACCAATGTAATGCAGAATACGTCAGCGTACTGTTGGAGCTGTTTTTTCATTCCGGGAGTCAAGTATTTCGTCACTGTGGAGGCATCAAATGGCGTCGGACTCAAAACCACCGCTTCGTCAGATGGATTTATAGTCGACTTGACAGAACCCAAACCGGGCACGATCTCCGGTCTCACGTGGATTTCGAATAATCTGCTACAGGTGAATTGGACTGGAGCATGTGACCACGATAGTGGACCTCCACGATGTTGGCTCATCATCGTGGCTCCTGGACAATGGACTATAAAGATGAAATTTCACGATCTAAATGAACAGACGATACACGTCAATACGAGCGGCTATTCTTACTCGAGGCTCGTGAGTGTCTACGTCAATTGTACGGACAGAGCttctttgacggcgacgtcaccgtcgGGGAGCATAGACGGAACTCCGCCGACGAGTGGATCGGTTAGCCTTTTGGATTATGACAAAAGTTCGTTTACTGTGAAGTGGGGAGGATTTCAAGATCCAGAATCGTTCGTCAGTTCCGTCGAGTTACAAATTAGCACCAATTCGTCAACTGAGACTGTCGTACTCTCTCCCTACAAGGGCCCGTTCTATAAACACCAGGGAAATAGCGAGTCTCTTTACGGGACTAAACAAACTGTTGCAGCAAGAGCGTTTAGCAGTGCAGGTCTCGTTTCTAGCTGGGTCGAAGAAACGTTTGACATGGTAGCTCCGACAGGCGCTCTCGATCCATCAGACTGCTGCGACATATCAATGGAATACACCGATTCTGCCATTTACGTATCGTGGAGCTGGAGAGACGGACACAATAACGAATCGTCCGATCTTGGCTACGAATATTGCTACAGCATCGGTACCGTTCTCGGAGGCACTCAAATACTCAACTACACGAACGTTGGCACTGCGAGAAAAGCTGTTTGCACGAGCTGTCTTTTGCTTCAAGGAGCAGACTACTATGTCAGCCTTCACGTTTCATTAGACAACTTCAATACGTACAGCGATCACCAGTCGAGTAGTTTTCTTGTCGATCTAACACCGCCTGTGGCTGGAGAAGTGTTGGACGGGCTAAATGTTGATAACCACTATTACAAAATCAACAAAATATTCAGTGCGACGTGGAAGGGTTTCACAGACCCCGACAGTCCGATAGAAACGTGCGAAATAAGTATCATAGACTTTTCGTCGAACATCGCTGGAAGGGGAGAAATATGGAGCGAATCAGTTCGTTCAAACGGCACCGGGACAATCACTCGTAAAGTATTGACATGGGTGCACGATCATTTCTACCAGACCAAAGTGTCATGTCAAAGCGAGCTTAATTTGATGGTGGAAGGGCTGTCTGATGGATTCCTTGTCGATGAGACGCCTCCCTCCGGTGGTTCGGTTAGTTTTTCTATTGACAGCGTCTGGGGCGAACTGGCAAACGTTTCAGGATCGTGGTCAgacttcaacgacgacgaaagcggcgttGCCTCGTACGAGTGGCTTATTTTGGAGACGGGAGAGAGACCCAACGAGACGATGAACGCCGTGggcacggcgacgtcgttctccgCTTCGGTGAATCTGACCGCTACCACGAAATACGAActcgtcgtcaacgcgacgaaTCATGCAGGCTTGTACTCACTTCGAAGATCCCTCGGAGTCGTACACGACGTAACGGCGCCGAATAGATCGTACGTGCACGACGGAGCCGGCGCAACTGACATCGACTATCAATTCTCCACGACGGGGTTGTCTTCGTCTTGGGGGAGAATGActgacgacgagaccgaGATCGTGGACTGCGTATGGTTCGTTGGAACCGAACCTGGCACCGCAGAATTACTCTCTCCTCAGTCAATTGGCTCGCAGACGAAGGGGACCTGTCAACACTGCGTCCTAACGCCGGGAATGAAGTACTATTCGTCGGTTATGTGCTACAATTCGGCCGGACTTCGAACGGTCGTTTCTTCCGACGGTATCgtcatcgattcgacggagcCCGTCGTCGGTCAAGTTTACGACGGGAAAGGCAAACAAGATAAAGCATTCCAGATGGAGTTGTCGTTCAGCGATTGCAGCTGGGACGAATTCAGCGACGCCGAGAGCGGAATTTTCGAGTATAGGCCTTGTTTGGGAACTGGCAGCACTTTGTTGTGCAATACTCACGCAAAAGGAAAGACTAGTTCTACCGAGTGGCATTTTTCGGGATTGTCACTGGTGCACAATGGAATATATTACTGCTCGGTGACTGGAGTCAATGCAGCGGGATTATCGTACACGGCGGTTTCTGATGGTGTCACTGTTGATTCGACGAAACCAAAGGCAGGCACGGTTGTTGATGGAACGAGTGACGACGTGGATTGTCAGCACTCAGATGACGCCGTCGTGGCAACGTGGTTCAATTTCTACGACAGCGAGTCGGGAATTGTCGACTATCAATGGAGCATAGGAACATCGATTGGCGGTACCGACATCCAAGGATTTGTGTCTGTTGGACTTTATCTGACAGCGTCCTATTCCAATCCCAATGTGACATTGCCAGTTGGGAAAATGATCTTTGCTACGGTTCATGCATACAACGAAGCTGGTAAGTACAGTTCGGCTTCCTCTGACGGAGTTCTGGTGTTTGACCCTCAAGTTGATCTAGCTGCAAGCTGTGTGTCTCTCTTTGATCTCTAACTGTCACTTTAGTGGTACGCTGCTTAGATACTACTTAGTTCAATGTTTTTCTTGCGTCTTCATTATTGATTAGGCAATTAGGCGCGTGGCACTATGCTGCACAGTCTTACTAATTTAGGAAAGTTTGCAGTATCGCCCATTCAAAATGAACCCATTTCACTGACATACAGAGACATCATTGAAGAACAGAGGCACGTGGATACAGGAGTTCTCCCTCTGAGAGAATCTCATTTTTGTcggtcttctcgtcgtcgcttcgactcTTGGTCCGAGTAGTAGACTGCTGGACTCATCAGAAAACGCCACCGGGTACAAACTCGTGGCTAATCGGCTTGCGAGAATAGAAGCGCGCAGGGGTTTCCAAAACAGTCTCGTTTCACAACATCGTATCGTACCGCGGTCTCTTTAGCAACAAAAGCGGTTGTAAACACTCTGAAAAGCGTTCAGAAAAGCTTCCTAGGAGGACCCCAATGGAAAGCACAAAAGTTGTGGCGGAAACGTTCGCCTAACCTTCGCCTAGAGTTTTGGACAAATAAGAAGGGATTGCAGCTTCACACTGTTCGATATTTGCAAGTAAGTAGAATCTCAAGAAGCCTGATTGGCGTCTGCTGAAAAATCTCTTGCTGAGAATGTTGATGATCGAAAAAAGGTCAATGTTTTGTATGATAAGCCGCTAAAAGTGCGGTATGCCGATTGTAAATTAACTCTAAAGTTGGCTCTACAGTTTAGCTTCGGTCAGCGTCTGACTTACTAGACTCTAGTAGGACGACACAGGTCACGATGAGGCAGTGCTTTGTCTTCCATACGGCGCTAGCAAAAAGGGTTTTGGATCAGCGAACGAAAAGATCAATATACGCGCTTTGGATATGCCATGAATGCTCAAAGCTACAAGGACGTGAGTCAATGGGCCATTGCCTCGAGATTCCTCTCCTCAAACGCGTTATTGCAGTCAGGTATGGCACCCGGAAACCTTTTCTCACTCGCTTTCTCGTTTCTTGTCTTAGGCTTATTCTCGACGATGCGTACATATGATTTGAGTTctgatttcttcttttgaccTTGCGCCATCAAATTCACCTTAAACTGGTATTTTGGAATTTCCACTTACTACACAATACACAAGCTTATTGCTCTGTTTTATAGATTGGAGTGCGGGTATCATATGAAGAAGAAtgaggagacgaagaggtagaccgcggtcccaacgtcctcggcaGGACGGGTTGGTCCATCTGCGGGACCACGAAGGCTTGCAGCTTCCTCATAGTTGCAGTCTTCTAAACTGCCTGTACGCCTCCTTTTGGCATGAGGCCATAACGTCTAAAAGGCCAACGTCTCCTGGGCAGGCCTACATCGACTTCTGCAGAAGAGGTTGTGAGGcttcgagaagaaaaactgcccATTCACGGCGTTTATCTCCCATTTGAGGCTATCAGTCTTATTGATAGTCTCTTCAGGAGAACGACGCCTACAGCAAAATGCGTGCTTGCAAGCGTCTTCTTGATTTATTTGCAGGTACACACGCCTAATACTGGATCAAAAATGAGGACATAAAGACGGCAGGTACTGATAGAACGTTGTCTCTATTTTGTTCTAATGTTTATTAATAGGGCtttggggtcctgagcatgaccccaTCATtaaaaactgctccggggtcctgggcaagaccctgtcaacaaaaactgcccgcgAAGAAAAGGGGAAAgtctgtttgttttttcgtttttattcaaataaaatttctgTGCCCTACCCTTTCCTCcatggcggcggcagcgcacGCGGGGTGCACCACCCCGCCGGTGCCTTAACTAACTTAAGCTACCCTACGCACCTGTCTAACCTACCTAGCGCGTCGGGGGCGCAGGGCGTGCGAATCATGTTATGCGCCTAACTACGCATGCatcattctaaaaaaaagtCTTTTACGTATCTGGTGTCTCTGACTTCCTTGCCCATATTCATAATGCGGTACACAATGGTGCTTTCGTGAGAGAAGCAATTGGCCTACAAGGAAACAAAAATTTATCAATGTGGCAACTCTGGTGGGAGAAGGAAACTGAGGACCCGAGAAAGATCACGCAGAAATATTTACCGGTGGTCTTCAATGCGAGCGCGGAAGTTCTTGTGAAGATTGAATTATCAGAAGATCACCTTGACAACGCCGATTACCTATGTAAATGTCAATGTTAGCAAAAAACTGTGTAACTCGAGGTCAATTGGCAGTCAACCGATCTCCATTGTTTTAGAAACAGAAAGAATAGCAGTCGAGGAAGAAACGGAGGAGGCAATTCGCATCGAAGGTCGACAGGTGGCCTTCAGTAGCTACGGTCGCGCTCGCGGGATGCCGGAGGAGGGCgtgacgatcgtcgccgaggGTCTCGCCTCGTGTGGAAATCAACGAGAAGAGACGAATACAGTACGAACGAGGAGGGCGAGTTTCGTCTGAGGGGTCTCCAGCCTCAGTGCAATTTTTCCATTGGACTGGCGAACGGTAGTCTGGCTCGATCGCTTCCGTCTCGTCAAGTAGTCGACGTGCAGAATGCCGACGTGCGTGACGTCGCGATGATTATAATTCGACGCACGGGCATGCTCGATTTGTCTGGGAACGTCGTGACGGATTCGGCatatttgacgtcgattcagATCAATCTTTATCAGGATGGTCGTCAGGATTCGCCGCTTCACACCATCTCGCTCAAATCGAGTTCCTTCTTCTACTTTCCCTCGCTTCCGGCTGACGGTCGAGCCTATATCGTGGAACTAGACACGCATCTCTCTCACAAGCAGTACACCTACGTTTTGCCGTCGAGTCAACGTTTTGTTGCCAAGGGAGACATCAAGCACGTGACGTTTGCATTTCGTGCGGAAGGGCGAACGGTCGACGCGGAACTGACAACTCAGGGATCTGTTGTGGCTGTAGCAGTCATCGTAGGCATTGCCACTATTATAGCTGTAGTTTTCCAGACGCGATTCATTCCCGGCCTATCAGATAGGTTTGAAGCTGACTACAAGATGAAGTCCTTCAGAAAACGatgatttatttatattgATGTAATATTGATGTCCTTTGCGTTGTCgatgttgttgttgttgtgttACTCTCACTGTTATTATGCTACTCGCTCTCGTGACTCGTTGGGCTACTGAGAGCTTCTCGAATAAGAGAATCCGTTACAGGTGGAGGGTTTCGCCCATGCTGTCGTGTTCGCTGCAGTCCGCATATAGGCGAGGTGAATAGTACCAAGGACGAGAATTTTTAACAGGAGAGGAAGAAGGTCTATCAAGGGAGGAATTAGTTGGAGAAGGACATCCAACAGAAGAATAACTTTGAGCGGTGACGTCTTCCGATGATAGCGACTCTGTCCTTTCTATTGCGGTGGGTTGGAGTTTACTCGACGTTTCTCCTGTGGCCTTGAGATGATGGAAGGCAGAATTGGCCAAGGCTCTCTGAATTCTTTGACGAGACTCTGATCCTTCGCTAGATGGCCCTTTTCTTGCATCCtgttcgtcgctcgtcgtcgttgctctTTGCAAAAAAAGGATGTCAATTTTGCTTGCTTTATAGGCCGGCAGCAGAACTTGAGTAGCATGCGGGCTTGCTCTTCCTGTAACCGGCTGaacgtttcttcgcgtctgTAGAAAGCCATTTACCACCGGAGGCGGCCGTATCCATTCCTAAAGCATCACCATAGAGTCTAGTAGTAGATCTATACCGTTGAAAAAGTTTTTTAGAGGCCTCTATGCCATATCACTTGCAGTTGGATCCTATTTTTGGACGCAGATAAATGCATGCGACTCGTCTGGGTCCCCGAGCGACTTTTCTAAGCTAAATGAAGAGCTCacgaattattttcttcgtttgcgaGTCGATCAGAGCACTGGAGAAATAACGAAGCTATCGATTGAGAATGCTGTGGCCTTTCCAACTTCTAAGGAAGGTCAACTAGCACCGGATTCGCTCGAGAGACGTCGCTAACTAACGAACG
It encodes:
- the LOC136195562 gene encoding uncharacterized protein isoform X2, with amino-acid sequence MRLHEDTELDQLLNCWTRVVRGVSYPRQRLPGKDEQRKCLKLNRWCTQKRYWRLNKYHTYGYGCSNTVSYTSYYSRKRKHKTTTCTGWFLGRRCTDGYRSTYEAKSRTHVVINCRQCNIDCRVNSWGSWGACTGTCYDTTRQWKYRSVWRRSSGNGASCPSTSDWKRCYIDSKACKIGGVCYAHLRRQSSMGNGGCRECNKYASRSGWTDISGGPCNDAQACTKDDQCKDGVCSGTSFTCKSCETCNGARCTLNSGYCLIKENCYAHLQRQSLTGDGGCQECNQLVSRSAWTAVSGGPCDDAQACTKDDQCKDGVCIGTSFTCESCETCNGAGCTLNSGYCLIDGQCFSRDTKNPEIQYSQCQACKPDQSTIQWTPLTGDSCNDNDLCTHSDKCTSIGLCVGTQIPGQCSLACQECDGTSTCKITKGCVTSSNTCGCLVGGVCYDNNAVNPNNQCQYCDFGASGSSWTNYAKGTKCDDGQPCTRNDHCDAATCVSEDFTHEPECSAHLDVTNPCLRETYCDGSNCLPIYYPTSRQCYANVDECDYPDLNCEGGKAACRYCTNGSCVAVNPTNTPKGTTGVDLSTAQIFVYKSGTQIPLSLTLAPDGVNYLMITDNKAIRIKFQNFKVPCDKVTIDWRLVAKVGETNVFPQQTVTTTSAGTIDVTVTNQFTLTNGAKYKIKATAKNVRNTSSTLDTSLILVDITSPVIGAIYDGDRLPPNQQKDITYQMSNTRISAHWDPNTVYDNESGLKVTNTYQIAVGTSALSTNTNDYVTVMANSGEIKLSLQHNTIYYVTLRVYNRAGLVSTRSSNGVKVDTTNPVTGTLTIVKGTSNHTQLDYVTSPSRQIVARLKGCNDPESGIIEIRWMVCAKNVNNPLDTACNAAGNQVYSSCFDPSDCVINITLPQNNDVLYNGSFQSGYSYDLRLTIKNGALRTSSVTSNKFITDYSPPDLGTVWDSLSSDIDYQHVNTSVGVNWSGFNDDQSDLNYCQLAVYEEYNTANERVVSSFSSVPLSGSKTVTNLVGVLITGKTYTPVVRCYNKAGLFTDVPSDGVFIDAFPPIPTEILDIRFEDSFADENMDRDYQVNKTGIKTKWAAFSSVSGLESCGWSLKTDLTEVVSEMPTVSLSSTTFAHSVNLVFYTTYYASIRCTSHAGLSSTGTSDGIAPDNTHPLAGVVFDLCPDPCGLRTDIDYSPDNKMLRFRWEGFSDPHSGIDFYEWNYNQNCSGFFLLSDFKNVGVSYEVLEPLSLSHNTRYCVTVRAINGAGLKVTSISDGLLIDTTRPKRVIVKDGDIPSADRDYQSSDSVISFTWPLIQDSESYIDILEVGLGSTPGDHDTIALTMVANTTTSHTFGGLSLTQNQVYYAKVCATNAARLQTCVHSDGVLIDVTPSAKGVIIHGAMQPGNVFQADNKNIEAHWYGFKDVESAVDYFEWAIGTMANGTDIMNFAKVGSNVTFSANVRLKNGQKYFVSVICYNRAGLQITSASNGVTVDVTEPVAPLPESVVVEIAVGKALNASWPSFTDAESSIWYCQWAIGTKKCGTQVQPYTKLSNNTLRRASYKVNYVPGLRYYVSVVARNRAGLSSKVCSEGVLYDDSPPVVGVVRDGDGLNDIDYQTSTSSLSANWDIFTDDHSGIEACYVGMGTSKSTGDFYSFTLVSVGATKHVFSSITMTSGTKYFVLVRCRNGVGLESTNSSNGIIIDTTPPDVGIVETLPYQSSLGVVEAWWSEFSDSESPIDSYSWSIDGQSPMSQDVQPFVDMKLNEAASASNLTLTAFKIYYVTVRAFNKAGLSSVKSSTGILIDISPPIRGYVLDGMRESDIDWHYTDTGIGAQWHNFSDSESGVHFYRWSVGSNEEGCQILLATNVMQNTSAYCWSCFFIPGVKYFVTVEASNGVGLKTTASSDGFIVDLTEPKPGTISGLTWISNNLLQVNWTGACDHDSGPPRCWLIIVAPGQWTIKMKFHDLNEQTIHVNTSGYSYSRLVSVYVNCTDRASLTATSPSGSIDGTPPTSGSVSLLDYDKSSFTVKWGGFQDPESFVSSVELQISTNSSTETVVLSPYKGPFYKHQGNSESLYGTKQTVAARAFSSAGLVSSWVEETFDMVAPTGALDPSDCCDISMEYTDSAIYVSWSWRDGHNNESSDLGYEYCYSIGTVLGGTQILNYTNVGTARKAVCTSCLLLQGADYYVSLHVSLDNFNTYSDHQSSSFLVDLTPPVAGEVLDGLNVDNHYYKINKIFSATWKGFTDPDSPIETCEISIIDFSSNIAGRGEIWSESVRSNGTGTITRKVLTWVHDHFYQTKVSCQSELNLMVEGLSDGFLVDETPPSGGSVSFSIDSVWGELANVSGSWSDFNDDESGVASYEWLILETGERPNETMNAVGTATSFSASVNLTATTKYELVVNATNHAGLYSLRRSLGVVHDVTAPNRSYVHDGAGATDIDYQFSTTGLSSSWGRMTDDETEIVDCVWFVGTEPGTAELLSPQSIGSQTKGTCQHCVLTPGMKYYSSVMCYNSAGLRTVVSSDGIVIDSTEPVVGQVYDGKGKQDKAFQMELSFSDCSWDEFSDAESGIFEYRPCLGTGSTLLCNTHAKGKTSSTEWHFSGLSLVHNGIYYCSVTGVNAAGLSYTAVSDGVTVDSTKPKAGTVVDGTSDDVDCQHSDDAVVATWFNFYDSESGIVDYQWSIGTSIGGTDIQGFVSVGLYLTASYSNPNVTLPVGKMIFATVHAYNEAGKYSSASSDGVLVFDPQVDLAASCVSLFDL